The following coding sequences are from one Helicoverpa zea isolate HzStark_Cry1AcR chromosome 4, ilHelZeax1.1, whole genome shotgun sequence window:
- the LOC124629953 gene encoding lysozyme-like, translated as MQKLTLFVVALATVVLHCDAKYFATRCELVHELRRQGFPEDKMRDWVCLIENESGRKTDKVGRVNKNGSRDYGLYQINDKYWCSNTSTPGKDCNVTCAEMLLDDITKASTCAKKIYKRHKFEAWYGWKNHCKGKTLPDLSNC; from the exons ATGCAGAAGCTAACTTTGTTCGTGGTTGCGCTTGCGACGGTCGTGTTGCATTGCGATGCGAAATATTTCGCTACAAGATGCGAGCTGGTACATGAGTTGAGGAGGCAAGGATTCCCAGAGGATAAGATGAGGGATT GGGTATGCCTGATAGAAAACGAGAGCGGCAGGAAGACAGACAAAGTGGGCAGAGTGAACAAGAACGGTTCCCGAGACTACGGCCTGTATCAGATCAACGATAAGTATTGGTGTAGCAACACCAGTACTCCTGGGAAGGACTGCAATGTCACATGTGCTG AAATGCTCTTAGATGACATTACGAAAGCGTCGACTTGCGCCAAGAAGATCTACAAACGCCACAAGTTTGAGGCGTGGTACGGATGGAAGAACCACTGCAAGGGTAAGACTCTGCCTGACCTTAGCAACTGCTAA
- the LOC124629952 gene encoding restin homolog produces MEREKVQETFVNNWNVLFANTFTLTVEDLKRPHKMMEAMFQVFDRLGIDRSAVLAPPPEEERNENTIYYWDLLPVINVTRVCNHLLYLKPRDGGIGIMHILQPTATASHPILLLLFNLVVFNNAQLRNISPYEEELFAKTDQVKALEEKKNALLEMLNEQAKEKGKRAGRLEKLDHDIKQFDEELKQEKEVHDEERQELEAIVKETRQTEMLLEQKKTHRDALVAEVARRKALRVYDADDIKAQAEQATQNLQELEEKLDSLQTILMQKENSLKNLQTIKPNLDTANNLLHEIMKLSDSLKDLESGDLDADSMEGELDVLRTELGELQAQLCELQTVRDEDAAKRQLAAQIRQQERTVAQSALREAEEQDKKMRERSKKALQRIEEIKELTTQYEAQKVAGFEQLANIKNNFCHELKTMDELLLKKVMEAEKKLEEKLRNRHV; encoded by the exons ATGGAAAGAGAAAAGG TACAAGAAACATTCGTAAACAACTGGAATGTGCTTTTTGCGAATACTTTCACCCTTACGGTTGAGGATCTGAAGAGGCCTCATAAGATGATGGAGGCTATGTTTCAAGTGTTCGATAGGCTCGGGATTGACAGAAGTGCTGTACTCGCG CCACCTCCGGAAGAGGAACGTAACGAGAACACCATTTACTACTGGGACCTTCTTCCCGTCATCAACGTAACTAGAGTCTGCAACCACTTGCTGTACTTGAAGCCTCGGGACGGAGGCATCGGTATCATGCATATTCTGCAACCGACAGCAACTGCATCACATCCTATATTGCTCCTACTGTTTAATTTGGTGGTCTTCAATAACGCGCAACTGAGGAATATATCGCCTTATGAAGAGGAACTTTTTGCTAAGACTGATCag GTAAAAGCTCTGGAAGAAAAGAAGAATGCACTCCTGGAGATGTTGAATGAGCAAGCTAAGGAAAAGGGCAAACGCGCTGGCCGCTTGGAAAAg CTAGACCATGACATAAAGCAGTTCGACGAGGAACTGAAACAGGAGAAGGAGGTTCATGATGAAGAGAGGCAGGAGTTAGAGGCTATAGTGAAGGAGACACGACAGACTGAAATGTTGTTGGAACAGAAGAAGACTCATAGAGATGCTCTCGTTGCTGAGGTGGCTAGGAGGAAGGCTTTGAG GGTGTACGACGCAGATGACATAAAAGCCCAAGCAGAACAAGCGACACAGAATCTTCAAGAGTTAGAAGAGAAGTTAGACTCGTTACAGACCATACTTATGCAGAAAGAGAACAGTCTGAAAAACTTGCAGACTATAAAGCCTAACTTGGATACTGCTAACAATCTGCTCCATGAAATTATGAAGCTGTCTGATAGTTTGAA AGACTTAGAATCAGGTGATCTAGACGCAGACAGCATGGAGGGCGAGTTAGACGTCCTACGTACTGAGCTGGGTGAGCTGCAAGCTCAGTTGTGCGAGCTGCAGACTGTACGCGACGAGGACGCGGCCAAGCGACAACTGGCAGCTCAGATTAGGCAGCAGGAACGGACTGTGGCGCAGAG TGCACTAAGAGAGGCAGAGGAGCAAGACAAGAAAATGCGCGAGCGATCCAAGAAGGCGCTACAACGCATCGAAGAGATCAAGGAACTCACTACACAGTATGAAGCGCAGAAAGTCGCCGGCTTCGAACAACTTGCCAATATCAAGAATAACTTCTGTCATGAG tTGAAAACAATGGATGAACTGTTGCTGAAGAAAGTAATGGAAGCTGAGAAAAAACTTGAGGAGAAACTACGAAATCGACATGTTTGA
- the LOC124629988 gene encoding N-acetylgalactosaminyltransferase 7 isoform X1: MRITNVRRGRIIRMGAACAILLVLLFALHKWSEENVLALESGGVALSLDSEASFVSHRDVYPVLKTELGNFEPRDLRTVKGPGEEGKPYHMPQDRANDIAESESEYGMNIAASNDIAMNRSIPDTRLEECKFWHYPVELPSTSVIIVFHNEGFSVLMRTVHSVIDRSPPNVLHEIVLVDDFSDKENLKSNLDNYIKRWKGKVRLIRNHQREGLIRTRSRGAQEATGDVIVFLDAHCEVNINWLPPLLAPIYRDYRIMTVPVIDGVDHRTFEYRPVYQHGMNYRGIFEWGMLYKENEVPDREANLHKHKSEPYKSPTHAGGLFAINRRYFLEIGAYDPGLLVWGGENFELSFKIWQCGGSIEWVPCSRVGHVYRAFMPYSFGNLAKNRKGSLITINYKRVIETWFDEEHKEYFYTREPMARFLDMGDISEQLALKERLKCKSFGWFMQNVAYDVYDKFPKLPKNIHWGMVWNKATSVCLDTMGKGAPAYIGTASCHGSSNSQLFRLNEAGQLGVGERCVEADVDSVKQAFCRLGTVDGPWSYDEARHHLIHRLHGYCLTLQPHSRQLGLAPCDPNNTYQQWTIKQSKPNW; the protein is encoded by the exons ATGAGGATCACTAATGTGAGAAGGGGTCGGATTATCCGTATGGGAGCAGCATGCGCGATCCTATTAGTTTTATTGTTCGCCCTTCACAAATGGTCGGAAGAGAACGTACTAGCTTTAGAATCCGGCGGCGTTGCATTAAGTTTGGACTCCGAAGCTTCTTTTGTGTCCCACCGTGATGTTTACCCGGTTTTGAAAACAG AGCTTGGTAACTTTGAGCCCCGGGACTTGAGGACGGTAAAAGGCCCTGGTGAGGAAGGGAAGCCTTACCACATGCCACAAGACAGGGCCAATGATATAGCAGAGTCTGAAAGTGAATACGGCATGAACATTGCCGCTTCTAATGACATTGCTATGAACAG GTCTATACCCGACACTCGGTTAGAAGAGTGCAAGTTCTGGCATTACCCAGTGGAGCTACCAAGCACGTCTGTCATCATAGTCTTCCACAACGAAGGGTTTTCTGTACTCATGAGAACTGTGCATTCCGTAATCGACCGGTCGCCGCCAAATGTGCTGCACGAAATTGTTTTG GTAGACGATTTCTCAGACAAAGAGAACCTTAAGTCAAACCTAGACAACTACATTAAAAGATGGAAGGGGAAAGTTCGTTTGATAAGGAATCACCAACGCGAGGGTCTCATTCGGACTCGATCGAGGGGAGCGCAAGAGGCGACTGGTGACGTCATAGTATTCCTTGATGCTCACTGCGAAGTGAACATTAACTGGCTACCTCCCCTTCTAGCTCCCATTTACAGGGACTATAGAATCATGACCGTACCAGTCATCGATGGCGTAGACCACAGAACGTTTGAATACAGGCCTGTGTACCAACACGGTATGAACTACAGAGGTATCTTCGAATGGGGCATGTTATACAAAGAAAACGAAGTACCTGATAGGGAAGCAAATCTTCACAAACACAAATCCGAGCCTTATAAGAGTCCGACACATGCTGGTGGACTTTTCGCCATAAACAGGAGATATTTCCTCGAAATTGGGGCTTACGATCCTGGTCTACTTGTGTGGGGAGGCGAAAACTTTGAACTCAGCTTCAAAATCTGGCAGTGTGGTGGTAGTATTGAATGGGTCCCATGTTCTAGGGTAGGTCATGTATACCGGGCGTTTATGCCTTACTCGTTTGGAAACCTTGCGAAGAACAGAAAAGGTTCCCTTATTACGATAAACTATAAGAGAGTTATAGAGACCTGGTTTGATGAGGAACATAAGGAGTACTTCTACACTAGGGAACCTATGGCTCGTTTCTTAGACATGGGAGATATAAGTGAACAGCTCGCTTTAAAGGAACGGTTGAAGTGTAAGAGTTTTGGCTGGTTCATGCAAAATGTAGCTTATGACGTATATGACAAGTTCCCGAAATTACCCAAGAATATACATTGGGGTATGGTATGGAATAAGGCGACCAGTGTTTGTCTGGACACTATGGGCAAAGGGGCTCCAGCTTATATAG GCACGGCATCATGTCACGGGTCCAGTAACAGCCAACTCTTCAGGCTGAATGAGGCTGGTCAGCTTGGCGTTGGTGAGCGCTGTGTAGAAGCTGATGTGGACAGTGTGAAACAAGCCTTTTGTAGACTCGGCACTGTTGATGGACCTTGGAG TTACGACGAGGCCCGTCACCACTTAATCCATCGCCTACACGGTTATTGTTTAACCCTTCAGCCGCATTCCCGGCAACTTGGCTTAGCACCCTGCGATCCCAACAATACGTACCAACAGTGGACTATCAAGCAGTCCAAGCCGAACTGGTGA
- the LOC124629988 gene encoding N-acetylgalactosaminyltransferase 7 isoform X2, which produces MWPQFRKELGNFEPRDLRTVKGPGEEGKPYHMPQDRANDIAESESEYGMNIAASNDIAMNRSIPDTRLEECKFWHYPVELPSTSVIIVFHNEGFSVLMRTVHSVIDRSPPNVLHEIVLVDDFSDKENLKSNLDNYIKRWKGKVRLIRNHQREGLIRTRSRGAQEATGDVIVFLDAHCEVNINWLPPLLAPIYRDYRIMTVPVIDGVDHRTFEYRPVYQHGMNYRGIFEWGMLYKENEVPDREANLHKHKSEPYKSPTHAGGLFAINRRYFLEIGAYDPGLLVWGGENFELSFKIWQCGGSIEWVPCSRVGHVYRAFMPYSFGNLAKNRKGSLITINYKRVIETWFDEEHKEYFYTREPMARFLDMGDISEQLALKERLKCKSFGWFMQNVAYDVYDKFPKLPKNIHWGMVWNKATSVCLDTMGKGAPAYIGTASCHGSSNSQLFRLNEAGQLGVGERCVEADVDSVKQAFCRLGTVDGPWSYDEARHHLIHRLHGYCLTLQPHSRQLGLAPCDPNNTYQQWTIKQSKPNW; this is translated from the exons ATGTGGCCCCAATTTAGAAAAG AGCTTGGTAACTTTGAGCCCCGGGACTTGAGGACGGTAAAAGGCCCTGGTGAGGAAGGGAAGCCTTACCACATGCCACAAGACAGGGCCAATGATATAGCAGAGTCTGAAAGTGAATACGGCATGAACATTGCCGCTTCTAATGACATTGCTATGAACAG GTCTATACCCGACACTCGGTTAGAAGAGTGCAAGTTCTGGCATTACCCAGTGGAGCTACCAAGCACGTCTGTCATCATAGTCTTCCACAACGAAGGGTTTTCTGTACTCATGAGAACTGTGCATTCCGTAATCGACCGGTCGCCGCCAAATGTGCTGCACGAAATTGTTTTG GTAGACGATTTCTCAGACAAAGAGAACCTTAAGTCAAACCTAGACAACTACATTAAAAGATGGAAGGGGAAAGTTCGTTTGATAAGGAATCACCAACGCGAGGGTCTCATTCGGACTCGATCGAGGGGAGCGCAAGAGGCGACTGGTGACGTCATAGTATTCCTTGATGCTCACTGCGAAGTGAACATTAACTGGCTACCTCCCCTTCTAGCTCCCATTTACAGGGACTATAGAATCATGACCGTACCAGTCATCGATGGCGTAGACCACAGAACGTTTGAATACAGGCCTGTGTACCAACACGGTATGAACTACAGAGGTATCTTCGAATGGGGCATGTTATACAAAGAAAACGAAGTACCTGATAGGGAAGCAAATCTTCACAAACACAAATCCGAGCCTTATAAGAGTCCGACACATGCTGGTGGACTTTTCGCCATAAACAGGAGATATTTCCTCGAAATTGGGGCTTACGATCCTGGTCTACTTGTGTGGGGAGGCGAAAACTTTGAACTCAGCTTCAAAATCTGGCAGTGTGGTGGTAGTATTGAATGGGTCCCATGTTCTAGGGTAGGTCATGTATACCGGGCGTTTATGCCTTACTCGTTTGGAAACCTTGCGAAGAACAGAAAAGGTTCCCTTATTACGATAAACTATAAGAGAGTTATAGAGACCTGGTTTGATGAGGAACATAAGGAGTACTTCTACACTAGGGAACCTATGGCTCGTTTCTTAGACATGGGAGATATAAGTGAACAGCTCGCTTTAAAGGAACGGTTGAAGTGTAAGAGTTTTGGCTGGTTCATGCAAAATGTAGCTTATGACGTATATGACAAGTTCCCGAAATTACCCAAGAATATACATTGGGGTATGGTATGGAATAAGGCGACCAGTGTTTGTCTGGACACTATGGGCAAAGGGGCTCCAGCTTATATAG GCACGGCATCATGTCACGGGTCCAGTAACAGCCAACTCTTCAGGCTGAATGAGGCTGGTCAGCTTGGCGTTGGTGAGCGCTGTGTAGAAGCTGATGTGGACAGTGTGAAACAAGCCTTTTGTAGACTCGGCACTGTTGATGGACCTTGGAG TTACGACGAGGCCCGTCACCACTTAATCCATCGCCTACACGGTTATTGTTTAACCCTTCAGCCGCATTCCCGGCAACTTGGCTTAGCACCCTGCGATCCCAACAATACGTACCAACAGTGGACTATCAAGCAGTCCAAGCCGAACTGGTGA
- the LOC124629655 gene encoding tubulin-specific chaperone C isoform X2, whose product MSVPIRATFWVVTFGSLGYALFKLVKPDDELLKQFNEESKHTDARRVSHQTINVLKQAASPNSDLKRLSRRDAQRLEKLQKAHKAREEVDASNENEDFFSGSFKIKSEYIEDLLMQVPTLELTTLPSHFDSIKREVNELQKYVVTSSFFLKEFNMRKYLGIVQNLQAKCYELEERYVPRKKFGFSKKKLPKSHTQKQSSLDENDAARKTDSNKWDEKLFGFDSLTDKVLLLENDELFQRDVALRNLTNCTVGLKGVMGTLHLTNLVNCIVLSGPVTSSVFMEKCTNCKIVAACQQLRMHTSTNCDIYLHVTSKGIVEDCTEICTAPYNLYYEDLEKHFNMSGLDRNSNNWDRLDDFNWLAPDVPSPNWSVLNAELRINSWDEWWSRIPS is encoded by the exons ATGTCAGTTCCTATTAGAGCCACATTTTGGGTGGTGACGTTTGGCTCCCTCGGTTATGCACTGTTCAAGTTGGTCAAACCTGATGATGAGCTACTTAAGCAG TTTAACGAAGAATCAAAACACACAGATGCCCGAAGAGTAAGCCACCAAaccattaatgttttaaaacaagCTGCTAGTCCCAATTCAGACTTAA AAAGATTAAGTAGGAGAGACGCACAACGCTTAGAAAAACTACAGAAGGCTCATAAGGCAAGGGAAGAAGTGGATGCTTCCAACGAAAATGAAGATTTCTTTTCGGgctcatttaaaattaaatcagaATACATAGAAGACTTACTGATGCAGGTTCCAACGCTAGAATTGACTACATTGCCTTCACACTTTGATAGCATAAAAAGAGAAGTAAacgaattacaaaaatatgttgtGACATCATCATTCTTCTTGAAGGAGTTCAACATGCGTAAATATTTGGGAATTGTACAGAACCTTCAAGCAAAATGTTATGAATTAGAAGAAAGATATGTTCCAAGAAAAAAGTTTGGTTTCTCAAAGAAAAAGCTTCCAAAGTCGCACACTCAAAAACAAAGTTCACTCGATGAAAATGATGCTGCAAGAAAGACAGATAGTAACAAATGGGATGAGAAACTTTTCGGTTTTGATTCACTGACTGATAAAGTGCTACTGCTCGAAAACGATGAGTTATTCCAAAGGGATGTTGCTTTGAGGAATCTTACAAACTGTACTGTCGGCCTCAAAGGTGTCATGGGAACATTGCATTTAACCAACCTAGTAAACTGTATAGTACTTTCTGGACCAGTGACTTCATCGGTATTTATGGAGAAATGTACAAATTGTAAGATAGTTGCCGCATGCCAGCAGTTGAGGATGCACACATCTACTAATtgtgatatttatttacatgtgaCCAGCAAGGGGATTGTAGAGGATTGCACTGAAATTTGCACAGCACCTTACAATTTGTATTATGAAGACTTAGAAAAGCATTTCAACATGTCTGGTTTAGACCGGAACTCTAATAACTGGGATCGTTTGGATGATTTCAACTGGCTGGCTCCAGATGTTCCTTCACCTAATTGGTCAGTGTTGAACGCAGAGCTGCGAATCAACAGTTGGGATGAGTGGTGGTCAAGAATTCCTTCCTAG
- the LOC124629655 gene encoding tubulin-specific chaperone C isoform X1 encodes MSDRNSVLERLSRRDAQRLEKLQKAHKAREEVDASNENEDFFSGSFKIKSEYIEDLLMQVPTLELTTLPSHFDSIKREVNELQKYVVTSSFFLKEFNMRKYLGIVQNLQAKCYELEERYVPRKKFGFSKKKLPKSHTQKQSSLDENDAARKTDSNKWDEKLFGFDSLTDKVLLLENDELFQRDVALRNLTNCTVGLKGVMGTLHLTNLVNCIVLSGPVTSSVFMEKCTNCKIVAACQQLRMHTSTNCDIYLHVTSKGIVEDCTEICTAPYNLYYEDLEKHFNMSGLDRNSNNWDRLDDFNWLAPDVPSPNWSVLNAELRINSWDEWWSRIPS; translated from the coding sequence ATGAGTGACAGAAATTCAGTGTTAGAAAGATTAAGTAGGAGAGACGCACAACGCTTAGAAAAACTACAGAAGGCTCATAAGGCAAGGGAAGAAGTGGATGCTTCCAACGAAAATGAAGATTTCTTTTCGGgctcatttaaaattaaatcagaATACATAGAAGACTTACTGATGCAGGTTCCAACGCTAGAATTGACTACATTGCCTTCACACTTTGATAGCATAAAAAGAGAAGTAAacgaattacaaaaatatgttgtGACATCATCATTCTTCTTGAAGGAGTTCAACATGCGTAAATATTTGGGAATTGTACAGAACCTTCAAGCAAAATGTTATGAATTAGAAGAAAGATATGTTCCAAGAAAAAAGTTTGGTTTCTCAAAGAAAAAGCTTCCAAAGTCGCACACTCAAAAACAAAGTTCACTCGATGAAAATGATGCTGCAAGAAAGACAGATAGTAACAAATGGGATGAGAAACTTTTCGGTTTTGATTCACTGACTGATAAAGTGCTACTGCTCGAAAACGATGAGTTATTCCAAAGGGATGTTGCTTTGAGGAATCTTACAAACTGTACTGTCGGCCTCAAAGGTGTCATGGGAACATTGCATTTAACCAACCTAGTAAACTGTATAGTACTTTCTGGACCAGTGACTTCATCGGTATTTATGGAGAAATGTACAAATTGTAAGATAGTTGCCGCATGCCAGCAGTTGAGGATGCACACATCTACTAATtgtgatatttatttacatgtgaCCAGCAAGGGGATTGTAGAGGATTGCACTGAAATTTGCACAGCACCTTACAATTTGTATTATGAAGACTTAGAAAAGCATTTCAACATGTCTGGTTTAGACCGGAACTCTAATAACTGGGATCGTTTGGATGATTTCAACTGGCTGGCTCCAGATGTTCCTTCACCTAATTGGTCAGTGTTGAACGCAGAGCTGCGAATCAACAGTTGGGATGAGTGGTGGTCAAGAATTCCTTCCTAG
- the LOC124629654 gene encoding spondin-2-like yields the protein MHLNFFVLGPYQTVCLILLLQACVCYEVCDRRPLGTDTAPLPPDNRFLIDVDGIRDNMYIPRETYTVRLSSRDGVTPFIAFTISLREDTTENKNNLRRPILLSPGKLEPMHGSNIAKLQPICNNTVVQSDVTPKTFVEARWTAPEKNNKCVTIFAVVAVTPDVWYSFEGPLSKRICEDRRKADDMQPMENDNCQVCEDARYKLIFEGMWSFNTHPRMYPPKDLVARFSDVVGASHSKDFTLFKYNSDATGGLKLLAEQGNTTNLEVEISEKLGTDVRTIIKATAPPMTNMTTVSTFRASRKHHMVSLATAIVPSPDWFLGVANLELCDAKSHVWAESVVFNLYPMDAGTDSGKKFDSSNEATAPAQPISSAKIDADIPKELIKPFARLMFQLIRTYYNPNCTKNPVFTEEPGEGETDEPGDGDDGDGDGRDTTTRYLPSPPTTTTTEEPSIDPDSSPDCPMTAWDDWQECAGECIDNKLEGYQIRFRYHIGEPAPECLKESLTDTQSCEEECEEEQAEEEPEDEEEQEE from the exons ATGCATTTGAACTTTTttg TTCTAGGTCCATACCAAACAGTATGCCTGATCCTACTCCTACAAGCTTGCGTATGCTATGAGGTGTGTGACAGACGACCCCTGGGAACTGACACGGCTCCCCTGCCACCTGACAATCGCTTCCTCATAGATGTGGATGGTATCAGAGATAACATGTACATTCCGAGGGAAACTTATACAG TGCGCTTATCCTCCCGAGATGGAGTGACACCATTCATAGCATTCACGATATCTCTTCGAGAGGACACGACGGAGAACAAGAACAACCTCCGAAGGCCTATCCTGCTGAGTCCTGGCAAGCTGGAGCCGATGCATGGCTCCAATATAGCGAAACTGCAGCCTATCTGCAACAATACTGTTGTTCAGTCCGATGTCACGCCGAAGACTTTTGTTGAG GCAAGATGGACAGCTCCAgagaaaaacaacaaatgtGTGACAATCTTCGCCGTAGTAGCAGTTACGCCGGATGTTTGGTACAGCTTCGAAGGTCCCCTTTCGAAACGGATTTGTGAGGATCGGCGCAAGGCAGATGATATGCAGCCTATGGAAAATGATAATTGCCAAGTTTGTGAGGATGCGAGGTACAAG TTAATATTTGAAGGAATGTGGTCCTTCAACACCCATCCCAGAATGTATCCCCCAAAGGATCTGGTAGCAAGGTTCAGTGACGTGGTTGGAGCCTCGCATAGCAAGGACTTTACTCTGTTCAAGTATAACTCTGACGCTACCGGTGGTCTCAAACTTCTCGCTGAACAAGGAAACACCACCAATTTGGAAGTTGAAATTTCTGAAAAG CTTGGCACTGATGTCCGAACAATCATAAAGGCAACAGCTCCACCTATGACAAACATGACGACAGTTTCCACCTTCAGGGCCAGCAGGAAGCATCACATGGTGTCTCTAGCCACTGCCATTGTGCCCTCCCCTGATTGGTTCCTCGGAGTCGCCAATTTAGAACTTTGTGATGCCAAAAGTCATGTATGGGCGGAGAGTGTAGTCTTTAATTTGTATCCTATGGATGCTGGAACTGATAGTGGGAAAAAATTCGAC TCATCGAACGAGGCGACAGCACCAGCGCAGCCGATTTCCAGCGCAAAAATAGACGCGGACATCCCAAAAGAACTGATCAAACCGTTTGCGAGACTCATGTTCCAATTGATACGGACTTATTACAATCCTAACTGCACGAAAAACCCCGTGTTTACTGAAGAACCAG GTGAAGGCGAGACCGATGAGCCCGGTGATGGGGACGACGGCGACGGTGATGGTCGCGACACCACAACCCGGTACCTACCATCTCCACCCACGACCACCACGAC CGAGGAACCTTCAATAGATCCCGATTCTTCGCCAGATTGCCCGATGACTGCTTGGGACGACTGGCAAGAATGTGCCGGAGAATGCATTGATAACAAGTTGGAGGGATATCAAATTCGATTCAGATACCACATTGGA GAACCAGCGCCCGAGTGCTTGAAAGAGTCTCTCACTGATACGCAAAGTTGCGAAGAAGAATGTGAAGAGGAACAAGCTGAGGAAGAACCTGAAGATGAAGAGGAACAAGAAGAATAG